In Eubalaena glacialis isolate mEubGla1 chromosome 4, mEubGla1.1.hap2.+ XY, whole genome shotgun sequence, one DNA window encodes the following:
- the LOC133089752 gene encoding high mobility group protein B2-like, which translates to MGKGDPNKPRGKMSSYTFFVQTCREEHKKKHPASSANLAEFSKKCPERWKTMSAKEKSKFEDMAKSDKARYDREMKNYVPSKGDKKGKKKDPNAPKRPPSAFFRFCSEHRPKIKSEHPGLSIGDTAKKVGEIWSEQSAKGKQPNEQKAAKLKEKYEKDIAAYRAKGKSEAGKKGPGRPTGSKKNEPEDKEEEEEDEE; encoded by the coding sequence ATGGGGAAGGGCGACCCCAACAAGCCGCGGGGCAAGATGTCCTCGTACACCTTCTTCGTGCAGACCTGCCGGGAGGAGCACAAGAAGAAACACCCCGCCTCCTCGGCCAACCTCGCCGAGTTCTCCAAGAAATGTCCCGAGAGATGGAAGACCATGTCTGCCAAGGAAAAATCCAAGTTTGAAGATATGGCAAAAAGTGACAAAGCTCGCTATGACAGGGAGATGAAAAATTATGTTCCTTCCAAAGGTgacaagaagggaaagaaaaaagatcccAATGCGCCTAAAAGGCCTCCATCTGCCTTCTTCCGGTTTTGCTCCGAACATCGCCCAAAGATCAAAAGTGAACACCCTGGCTTATCCATTGGAGATACTGCAAAAAAAGTGGGTGAAATATGGTCTGAGCAGTCAGCCAAAGGTAAACAACCCAATGAACAGAAAGCAGCTAAGCTAAAGGAGAAATATGAAAAGGATATTGCCGCATACCGTGCCAAGGGCAAGAGTGAAGCGGGAAAGAAGGGCCCTGGCAGGCCAACAGGCtccaagaagaatgaaccagaagataaggaggaagaggaagaagatgagGAATAA
- the LOC133089753 gene encoding small EDRK-rich factor 1 produces the protein MARGNQRELARQKNMKKSQEISKGKRKEDSLSASQRKQRDSEIMQQKQKAANEKKSMQTREK, from the exons ATGGCCC GCGGAAATCAACGAGAACTTGCCCGCCAGAAAAACATGAAGAAATCCCAGGAAATTagtaagggaaaaagaaaagaggatagCTTGAGTGCCTCTCAGAGGAAACAGAG GGACTCTGAGatcatgcagcaaaagcagaagGCAGCCAATGAGAAGAAGTCTATGCagacaagagaaaaatga